Proteins from a single region of Streptomyces vinaceus:
- a CDS encoding PP2C family protein-serine/threonine phosphatase, translating into MRRRPAPARGTGQESGVLGLGRQQGGDEDPGGTGSGAARKVVRALPAVLIAGGLAFDLLTPPSYTGSPFFSAAPLIAAPLSSLRVTVLTGVLASLAVVLLHLLNGTTWQVEALTELVTVMTVSGLAILTNRVVRRSGERLASARGIAEAAQRAVLPEPAERIAGLHVRARYEAAQADAFIGGDLYAVQDTPFGVRLAVGDVRGKGLGAVEAVAVVLGAFREAADTEPTLEGLAQRLERALTREGTRRDSLDSVEGFTTCVLGEIPADAQVLRLVNRGHPEPLLLHADGRLSVLAPAEPALPLGMGDLGRVWPDRAEEWPFPAGATLLLYTDGLTEARDAAGVFYDPAARLSGRVFPGPGELLGALSSDVRRHTGGGATDDMALLAVGRPGEGEPERRRTVPVVAP; encoded by the coding sequence ATGCGGAGGCGGCCCGCACCCGCGCGAGGGACCGGGCAGGAGAGCGGCGTGTTGGGGCTGGGGCGGCAGCAGGGCGGCGACGAGGACCCGGGAGGCACCGGCAGCGGTGCGGCCCGCAAGGTGGTCCGCGCGCTCCCGGCCGTGCTGATCGCGGGCGGACTGGCCTTCGACCTGCTGACCCCGCCCAGCTACACCGGATCCCCCTTCTTCTCCGCGGCCCCGCTGATCGCCGCCCCGCTGTCCTCCCTGCGCGTCACGGTCCTCACCGGGGTGCTCGCCTCGCTCGCGGTCGTCCTGCTGCACCTCCTCAACGGCACCACCTGGCAGGTCGAGGCGCTGACCGAGCTGGTCACCGTCATGACCGTCTCCGGGCTCGCGATCCTGACCAACCGGGTCGTCCGGCGCAGCGGGGAGCGGCTCGCCTCGGCGCGCGGCATCGCCGAGGCGGCCCAGCGCGCTGTCCTGCCCGAACCCGCCGAGCGCATCGCCGGTCTGCACGTCCGCGCCCGGTACGAGGCCGCGCAGGCCGACGCCTTCATCGGCGGGGACCTGTACGCCGTCCAGGACACCCCCTTCGGGGTGCGGCTGGCGGTGGGGGACGTACGGGGCAAGGGGCTGGGGGCGGTGGAGGCCGTGGCCGTGGTCCTGGGCGCCTTCCGGGAGGCGGCGGATACGGAACCCACCCTGGAGGGCCTCGCCCAGCGGCTGGAACGGGCGCTGACCCGCGAGGGCACCCGGCGCGACAGCCTGGACTCGGTGGAGGGGTTCACCACCTGCGTGCTCGGCGAGATCCCGGCGGACGCGCAGGTGCTGCGCCTGGTCAACCGGGGCCATCCCGAGCCGCTGCTGCTGCACGCCGACGGGCGGCTGTCGGTCCTCGCCCCGGCGGAGCCCGCGCTGCCGCTCGGCATGGGGGACCTGGGCAGGGTCTGGCCGGACCGCGCCGAGGAGTGGCCCTTTCCCGCCGGGGCCACCCTGCTCCTGTACACGGACGGGCTGACCGAGGCGCGGGACGCGGCGGGGGTCTTCTACGATCCGGCGGCCCGGCTGAGCGGCCGCGTCTTCCCCGGTCCCGGGGAGCTGCTCGGCGCGCTCAGCAGCGACGTACGCCGGCACACGGGCGGCGGGGCGACGGACGACATGGCGCTGCTCGCGGTGGGCCGGCCGGGGGAGGGCGAGCCGGAGCGGCGGCGTACCGTCCCCGTGGTCGCTCCGTGA